The Hymenobacter sp. DG01 genome has a segment encoding these proteins:
- a CDS encoding NADP-dependent oxidoreductase: protein MQNQTILLASRPTGTPTADNFRFETSEVPALTEGQVLLKTLYVSVDPYMRGRMNEGKSYVPPFELNQPVAGGAVAEVIDSKLHSLPVGSLVTGNLPWQQYIVSAGQGLQVISADEAPASYYLGLLGMPGLTAYFGLLDICDPKPGETVVVSGAAGAVGLIVGQIAKIKGARVIGTAGSDEKVAYLKELGFDEAINYKTANIPEALAAAAPQGVDCYFDNVGGPITDAVYDLLNNHARIALCGQISSYNDAQAPMGPRPEGKLLKTSTKLQGFIVSNYYQRWPEGVKQLTEWYKEGKLRAEETVTEGFDQIPTAFLGLFKGENTGKAIVKVA, encoded by the coding sequence ATGCAAAACCAAACCATTCTGCTGGCCAGCCGCCCTACCGGCACGCCTACCGCCGATAACTTCCGCTTTGAAACCAGCGAAGTGCCCGCCCTCACCGAAGGCCAGGTGCTGCTGAAAACCCTTTACGTTTCCGTGGACCCTTATATGCGCGGCCGCATGAACGAGGGCAAATCGTACGTACCGCCCTTCGAGCTGAACCAGCCCGTAGCCGGCGGGGCCGTTGCCGAGGTGATTGACAGCAAACTCCACAGCCTGCCCGTGGGCTCCCTGGTAACCGGTAACCTGCCCTGGCAGCAATACATTGTATCGGCGGGCCAAGGCCTGCAGGTTATTTCGGCCGATGAGGCGCCGGCCAGCTACTACCTCGGGCTGCTGGGCATGCCCGGCCTGACGGCGTACTTCGGGCTGCTGGATATCTGCGACCCGAAGCCCGGCGAAACCGTGGTGGTATCGGGCGCGGCCGGCGCGGTAGGCCTGATTGTGGGTCAGATTGCCAAGATCAAAGGTGCCCGCGTGATTGGCACGGCCGGCTCCGACGAGAAGGTGGCCTACCTGAAAGAGCTGGGCTTCGACGAGGCCATCAACTACAAAACCGCCAACATTCCGGAAGCGCTGGCCGCCGCTGCCCCCCAGGGGGTTGACTGCTACTTCGATAACGTGGGCGGCCCCATCACAGATGCCGTGTACGACCTGCTCAACAACCACGCCCGCATTGCCCTCTGCGGACAGATTTCCAGCTACAACGACGCCCAAGCGCCCATGGGCCCACGCCCTGAGGGCAAGCTTCTGAAAACCAGCACCAAGCTACAGGGCTTCATCGTGAGCAACTACTACCAGCGCTGGCCCGAAGGCGTAAAGCAGCTCACCGAATGGTACAAGGAAGGCAAGCTGCGGGCCGAAGAAACTGTGACAGAAGGCTTCGACCAGATTCCGACGGCTTTCCTGGGCTTGTTTAAGGGCGAAAACACGGGCAAAGCCATCGTGAAAGTAGCCTAG
- the pgk gene encoding phosphoglycerate kinase, which translates to MKTLDQYNFAGKRAVVRVDFNVPLDKSFAITDDTRIRAATPTIKKILQDGGSVVLLSHLGRPKGGPEEKYSLKHIVARLGQEYGQEVQFADDALQAEEKANALQPGQILLVENVRFYGEEEKGNPEFAAKLAKLGQVYVNDAFGAAHRKHASTAVIAESFEPEDRVGGYLLQGELDNAKKVLEQAERPFTAIMGGAKISDKILIIEKLLDKVDNLLIGGGMAYTFAKAQGGQIGNSLLEADKMNLALELIEKAKAKGVNLVLPTDSIIADKFANDAETKVAPNDQIPDGWLGLDLGPESIKAFSDIVRQSKTILWNGPMGVFEMSSFAKGTESVAQAIADATQQGAFSLIGGGDSAAAVNQLGFSEQVSYISTGGGALLEYMEGKELPGVTALG; encoded by the coding sequence ATGAAAACCCTCGATCAGTACAACTTCGCCGGCAAGCGTGCCGTGGTGCGCGTGGACTTCAACGTGCCGCTTGATAAGAGCTTCGCCATCACCGACGACACCCGCATCCGGGCGGCTACCCCCACCATCAAGAAAATCCTGCAGGATGGCGGCTCCGTGGTGCTGCTCTCGCACCTGGGCCGGCCCAAGGGCGGACCGGAGGAGAAATACTCCCTGAAGCACATTGTAGCCCGCCTGGGCCAGGAGTACGGCCAAGAGGTGCAGTTTGCCGATGATGCCCTGCAGGCCGAGGAAAAAGCCAACGCTCTGCAGCCCGGTCAGATTCTGCTGGTAGAAAACGTGCGTTTCTACGGCGAGGAAGAGAAAGGTAACCCGGAGTTTGCCGCCAAGCTGGCTAAGCTGGGCCAGGTGTACGTGAACGACGCCTTCGGAGCGGCCCACCGCAAGCATGCTTCCACCGCCGTTATTGCCGAGAGCTTTGAGCCCGAAGACCGGGTAGGCGGCTACCTGCTGCAGGGCGAGCTGGACAACGCCAAGAAAGTGCTGGAGCAGGCCGAGCGTCCCTTCACCGCCATTATGGGCGGGGCCAAGATTTCCGACAAAATCCTCATCATCGAGAAGCTGCTCGACAAGGTAGATAACCTGCTGATTGGTGGCGGTATGGCCTATACCTTTGCTAAAGCTCAGGGCGGGCAGATTGGTAACTCCCTGCTGGAAGCCGACAAGATGAACCTGGCCCTGGAGCTGATCGAGAAGGCCAAAGCCAAAGGCGTGAACTTGGTACTACCCACCGACAGCATCATTGCCGACAAATTCGCGAACGACGCTGAAACCAAGGTGGCACCCAACGACCAGATTCCGGACGGCTGGCTGGGCCTCGACCTCGGCCCGGAGTCGATCAAGGCTTTCTCCGACATCGTGCGCCAGTCGAAAACCATCCTGTGGAATGGCCCGATGGGTGTATTCGAAATGAGCAGCTTCGCCAAAGGCACCGAGTCCGTGGCCCAGGCCATTGCCGATGCTACCCAGCAGGGCGCCTTCAGCCTCATCGGCGGCGGCGACTCGGCCGCTGCGGTAAACCAGCTCGGCTTCTCGGAGCAGGTAAGCTACATCAGCACCGGCGGCGGCGCGCTGCTGGAATACATGGAAGGCAAAGAGCTGCCCGGCGTTACGGCGCTGGGATAG
- a CDS encoding D-alanine--D-alanine ligase — MKIGIFFGGPSREREISFAGGRTVYDNLDKSLFEAVPVFVDSRGNFIQLNWEYIYKGTIRDFYPPVSALPRTELPVQMYFESLGELSLEEQDRIISEVGRRIQPQELSSLMDFAFLALHGPAGEDGAIQGLLEWYGIPYSGSGILPSAFGIDKIAQKKLLKALNRPTPDFRLITAEEWDAADAQATLDYLVRELGLPLVFKAPRQGSSIGVSILREADVAKFATAVERSLFRKTVTRQEWQALSEEKKTVWLQQLVDIREGIGLPVVVELPVASSQLSGSSNDITASNWQPATDNSQLIYQPEQLLNTLNELLQTAEAVRLTSVEGETQVLVESFVQGREFSCIVVEDPAGQPLALPPTEIVKGEEMFDYRSKYLPGLSRKVTPIDLPEADIQRIREACEEMFRTFGFQVYARLDGFIGPDGKLFLNDPNTTSGMLPASFFFHQAAEIGLNPSQFLTYLIRTSLAARRRAGLRPVKLAGLLTQLDAAVAARASEERTRTKVAVIMGGYSSERHISVESGRNIYEKLSSSIKYEPVPVFLTGSSQEFRLYVLPINVMLKDNADDIREKVEHMEAGHGLHPILERIRREASAITSTYAGQPTAQPRRVSFEELARMVDEVFIALHGRPGEDGALQRELEKFGLPYNGSGVESSSITINKFETNRRLREAGMRVAEHRMANRLEWDADHEGFYRSLETQFPYPFIAKPADDGCSSAVKKIKNRQELEAFTRLIFRQEETLSEAEATTLSLGFKEEFPQKDAFLVETLIDRDGAAHFLEVTGGLLTHWTDGGELQIEVFEASEALATGEVLSLEEKFLAGEGQNITPARYASDLTERQRVSEEVKKELRRVAEILNIQGYARIDAFVRVRQNGAVEVIIIEVNSLPGMTPATCIFHQTALAGYTPYDFIDRILEFGKQRTEKAVAQN; from the coding sequence ATGAAAATAGGCATCTTCTTCGGCGGCCCGTCGCGTGAGCGGGAAATCAGCTTTGCGGGCGGCCGCACCGTGTACGATAACCTGGATAAGTCCTTGTTCGAGGCCGTTCCCGTGTTTGTGGACAGCCGCGGCAACTTCATTCAGCTCAACTGGGAGTATATCTATAAAGGCACCATCCGGGACTTTTACCCGCCTGTATCGGCGTTGCCGCGCACGGAGCTGCCGGTGCAGATGTACTTCGAGAGCTTGGGCGAGCTGAGCCTGGAGGAGCAGGACCGCATCATTTCCGAAGTGGGCCGCCGCATTCAGCCCCAGGAGCTGAGCAGCCTCATGGACTTTGCTTTCCTGGCCCTGCACGGCCCGGCCGGCGAAGACGGCGCCATTCAGGGCCTACTGGAGTGGTACGGCATTCCGTACTCCGGCTCCGGCATTCTGCCCTCGGCTTTCGGCATTGATAAGATTGCTCAGAAAAAGCTACTAAAAGCGCTGAACCGACCTACCCCCGACTTCCGCCTCATCACGGCTGAAGAGTGGGACGCCGCTGATGCACAGGCTACCCTCGACTACCTGGTGCGCGAGCTGGGCTTGCCGCTGGTATTTAAGGCCCCGCGCCAGGGTAGCAGCATTGGCGTAAGCATTCTGCGCGAAGCCGACGTAGCGAAATTCGCCACGGCCGTGGAGCGCAGCCTGTTCCGCAAAACCGTAACCCGCCAGGAGTGGCAGGCACTGTCGGAAGAAAAGAAAACTGTGTGGCTGCAGCAGCTGGTGGATATCCGCGAGGGGATTGGTCTGCCGGTAGTGGTTGAATTGCCCGTCGCCAGTTCTCAGCTGTCAGGTTCAAGCAACGACATCACTGCCAGCAACTGGCAACCGGCAACTGATAACTCGCAACTGATCTATCAGCCCGAGCAACTCCTGAATACTCTGAACGAGCTGCTGCAAACCGCCGAAGCGGTACGCCTGACCAGTGTGGAAGGCGAAACCCAGGTGCTGGTGGAAAGCTTCGTGCAGGGCCGCGAGTTTTCGTGCATTGTGGTAGAAGACCCCGCTGGTCAGCCCCTGGCCCTACCCCCCACGGAGATTGTAAAGGGGGAGGAAATGTTCGACTACCGCTCGAAGTACCTGCCGGGCCTCTCGCGCAAAGTCACCCCCATTGATCTGCCCGAAGCAGACATTCAGCGCATCCGGGAAGCCTGCGAGGAAATGTTTCGCACCTTCGGCTTCCAGGTGTACGCCCGACTCGATGGCTTCATCGGCCCCGATGGCAAGCTGTTCCTCAACGACCCGAACACGACCTCGGGTATGCTGCCGGCTTCGTTCTTCTTCCACCAGGCGGCGGAAATTGGGCTGAACCCCTCGCAGTTTCTGACCTACCTGATTCGCACTTCGCTGGCCGCCCGGCGCCGGGCAGGGCTACGGCCCGTGAAGCTAGCCGGTCTGCTCACCCAGCTGGATGCAGCCGTAGCGGCCCGGGCCTCGGAGGAGCGCACCCGCACCAAAGTGGCCGTCATTATGGGCGGCTACTCCTCGGAGCGGCACATTTCGGTGGAAAGCGGCCGGAACATCTATGAGAAGCTCAGCTCCAGCATCAAGTACGAGCCGGTTCCGGTGTTTCTGACGGGTAGCAGCCAGGAGTTCCGCCTCTACGTGCTGCCCATCAACGTGATGCTCAAGGACAACGCCGACGACATCCGCGAGAAGGTAGAGCACATGGAGGCCGGCCACGGCCTGCACCCCATCCTGGAGCGCATCCGCCGCGAAGCCTCGGCTATTACCAGCACCTACGCTGGTCAGCCCACAGCCCAGCCGCGCCGCGTTTCCTTTGAGGAATTGGCACGGATGGTTGATGAGGTGTTCATCGCCCTGCATGGCCGCCCCGGTGAGGACGGTGCCCTGCAGCGGGAGCTGGAAAAGTTCGGGCTGCCCTACAACGGCTCGGGCGTGGAAAGCTCCAGCATCACCATCAACAAGTTCGAAACCAACCGCCGCCTGCGCGAAGCGGGTATGCGCGTGGCCGAACACCGCATGGCCAACCGCCTGGAGTGGGATGCCGACCACGAAGGCTTCTACCGCAGCCTGGAAACCCAGTTCCCCTACCCCTTCATTGCCAAGCCCGCCGACGATGGCTGCTCCTCGGCCGTGAAGAAAATCAAGAACCGCCAGGAGCTGGAGGCCTTCACCCGCCTCATCTTCCGTCAGGAGGAAACCCTCAGCGAGGCCGAAGCCACTACCCTCAGCCTGGGCTTCAAGGAGGAATTTCCGCAGAAGGACGCCTTCCTGGTGGAAACCCTTATTGACCGTGACGGCGCGGCCCACTTCCTGGAAGTAACCGGTGGCCTGCTCACGCACTGGACCGACGGTGGCGAGCTGCAGATTGAAGTGTTTGAAGCTTCGGAAGCTCTGGCTACCGGCGAGGTGCTGAGTCTGGAAGAGAAGTTCCTGGCCGGCGAAGGCCAGAACATCACCCCGGCCCGCTACGCCTCCGACCTCACGGAGCGCCAGCGCGTGTCGGAGGAGGTGAAAAAGGAATTGCGCCGGGTGGCCGAAATCCTGAATATTCAGGGCTACGCTCGCATTGACGCGTTTGTGCGGGTGCGCCAGAACGGGGCCGTGGAAGTCATCATCATCGAGGTGAACTCCCTGCCCGGCATGACGCCCGCCACCTGCATCTTCCACCAAACTGCCCTAGCCGGCTACACCCCCTACGACTTCATCGACCGGATTCTAGAGTTCGGCAAGCAGCGCACAGAGAAGGCCGTGGCACAGAATTAA
- a CDS encoding T9SS type A sorting domain-containing protein, translating into MTRFLRFLPAVLVALSLLPRVGFGQVLVHPLGTEPAHRAAPAPARRAAVLALPFFDDFSSQPEGQPDARRWETSGGTLVNNRYPRRPPTKNVATLDGLDAQGKARGPVSFIGEGDLLTSQPLDLSALRTTDNVYLSFFWQAGSIFGPPAPSGSRPIALYVDFLSQSNQWEQVWQLRSPGDTTVFRFQALPVNQAQFLHAGFRFRFRMNGVLYNNRDAWSVDYVRLDRNRTATDSTFRDIAVSRALPSALKRYTALPVAQFNQNAAQELTDRTGTTVNNFDIGPAPTPISWTGTLAVLPGGPTSQFLTGGRSLDANARQLPVTGSVRTASVPLTTTPKFLRQRLTLLTNEINLLTQPNDTLSRVTVLSDYFAYDDGTAEASVSLPTASTGPASYLALRFDLNQPDQIRAIRLYPVLATAAGRAITLNIWDDDGTGKPTARPKATKAYTIPATLPEGQSFVEVAFDAPVPVSNRFYAGYGQAATPQFVEFGLDLNNASPPGYLLLNALDTWSVNNTATPTRPAGALMLRPVTGSTVTGTAAPAEVAATYLLYPNPTPAQGRVRVQGRYTQAVVLDALGRVAWEPPVGQQGQPELLLPSLPAGLYFVRLTLPDGQLVTKRLSVLAP; encoded by the coding sequence ATGACTCGTTTTCTACGCTTTCTGCCCGCTGTGCTGGTAGCGCTGAGCCTGCTGCCCCGGGTTGGCTTTGGGCAAGTGCTGGTTCACCCGCTGGGTACCGAGCCCGCGCACCGGGCCGCGCCCGCCCCGGCCCGCCGGGCGGCAGTGCTGGCCCTGCCGTTCTTCGATGATTTTTCAAGCCAGCCCGAGGGACAGCCCGACGCCCGGCGCTGGGAAACCTCCGGTGGAACCCTGGTTAATAACCGCTACCCCCGCCGCCCGCCCACCAAGAACGTGGCTACCCTCGACGGGCTCGATGCCCAAGGCAAAGCCCGGGGGCCGGTGTCGTTTATTGGGGAAGGCGACCTGCTGACTTCCCAGCCCCTGGACCTAAGCGCCCTCAGAACCACCGACAACGTGTACCTGAGCTTTTTCTGGCAGGCCGGCTCCATCTTCGGGCCGCCGGCTCCCAGCGGCTCGCGGCCCATTGCCCTGTACGTCGATTTTCTGAGCCAGAGCAACCAGTGGGAGCAGGTGTGGCAGCTGCGCAGTCCCGGCGACACAACCGTATTTCGCTTCCAGGCCCTGCCCGTTAATCAGGCGCAGTTTCTGCACGCCGGGTTCCGGTTCCGGTTTCGGATGAACGGGGTGCTCTACAACAACCGCGACGCCTGGAGCGTGGACTACGTGCGCCTGGACCGCAACCGCACCGCCACCGACTCTACGTTCCGCGACATAGCCGTAAGCCGCGCCCTGCCCAGCGCTCTGAAGCGCTACACCGCCCTGCCCGTGGCCCAGTTCAACCAGAACGCGGCCCAGGAGCTAACGGACCGCACTGGCACCACCGTCAATAACTTCGATATTGGTCCGGCCCCTACCCCCATCAGCTGGACCGGAACCCTGGCAGTGCTGCCCGGCGGCCCCACCAGTCAGTTTCTCACCGGCGGCCGCTCCCTCGATGCCAACGCGCGCCAGCTGCCGGTAACGGGCAGCGTGCGCACGGCCAGCGTGCCGCTTACCACTACCCCCAAGTTTCTCCGTCAGCGCCTCACCCTGCTCACCAATGAAATCAACCTGCTTACCCAGCCCAACGATACCCTGAGTCGGGTAACCGTCCTGAGCGACTACTTTGCTTACGACGACGGGACGGCCGAAGCCAGCGTGAGTCTGCCCACAGCCTCTACCGGCCCGGCCAGTTACCTAGCCTTGCGCTTCGACCTAAACCAGCCCGACCAGATCCGGGCCATTCGGCTGTATCCGGTGCTGGCCACGGCGGCCGGGCGCGCCATCACGCTCAACATCTGGGACGACGACGGCACGGGTAAGCCCACGGCCCGGCCCAAGGCCACCAAAGCCTACACCATTCCCGCCACCCTGCCCGAGGGACAGTCGTTTGTGGAGGTGGCCTTTGATGCGCCGGTACCCGTGAGCAACCGGTTCTACGCCGGCTATGGGCAGGCCGCCACGCCGCAGTTCGTGGAGTTTGGACTGGATTTGAATAACGCGTCGCCCCCCGGCTACCTGCTGCTGAATGCGCTGGATACCTGGAGCGTTAACAACACCGCCACCCCCACCCGCCCCGCCGGGGCCCTGATGCTGCGGCCCGTAACCGGCAGCACCGTCACGGGCACGGCGGCCCCGGCCGAGGTGGCGGCTACCTACTTGCTTTACCCCAACCCTACCCCCGCCCAGGGCCGGGTGCGAGTACAAGGGCGCTATACCCAGGCCGTGGTGCTTGACGCCCTGGGTCGCGTGGCCTGGGAGCCGCCCGTAGGGCAGCAGGGCCAGCCCGAGCTGCTGTTGCCCTCCTTGCCGGCGGGCCTGTACTTCGTGCGCCTGACCCTGCCCGACGGCCAGTTGGTAACCAAACGGCTATCGGTGCTGGCGCCGTAA
- a CDS encoding organic hydroperoxide resistance protein yields the protein MKIEKIFTAQAKAKGGRDGQVTSEDQVLNLALSTPKAMGGPGKAGATNPEQLFAAGYAACFEGALGVAARQAGVKLEGVTVEAFIGFGKAEDGGYGISADLHVNIPGVEQGQAEQLVEAAHGICPYSRATRGNIDVALTTTTNPA from the coding sequence ATGAAAATCGAGAAAATCTTCACGGCTCAGGCCAAAGCTAAAGGTGGCCGCGACGGTCAGGTTACTTCCGAGGATCAGGTGCTGAACCTGGCCCTGAGCACGCCCAAAGCCATGGGCGGCCCCGGCAAAGCTGGTGCTACCAACCCCGAGCAGCTGTTCGCGGCCGGCTACGCGGCCTGCTTTGAGGGTGCCCTGGGGGTAGCAGCCCGCCAGGCCGGCGTGAAGCTGGAAGGCGTGACGGTGGAAGCCTTCATCGGTTTCGGCAAAGCCGAAGACGGTGGCTACGGCATCTCGGCTGATCTGCACGTAAATATTCCCGGCGTAGAGCAAGGCCAGGCCGAGCAGCTGGTAGAGGCCGCCCACGGCATTTGTCCCTACTCGCGCGCTACCCGCGGCAACATCGACGTAGCCCTTACGACCACCACCAACCCGGCGTAA
- a CDS encoding MarR family winged helix-turn-helix transcriptional regulator, with amino-acid sequence MSNPTSSSAPNPLLQLENQLCFPLYALSRMVTKAYQPLLQELDLTYPQYLVFLLLWEHQELTVKELGEKLLLDSGTLTPLLKRLERKQWISRRRDPRDERSVIIGLLPAGQALQVQACKVPEQIFAQLNLTPTEFETLRSQLNTLLTQLA; translated from the coding sequence ATGAGTAACCCAACGTCTTCTTCTGCTCCCAACCCACTGCTCCAACTGGAAAACCAGCTGTGCTTTCCGCTCTATGCCCTGTCGCGGATGGTTACGAAGGCCTACCAGCCGCTGCTGCAGGAACTGGACCTGACGTATCCGCAATACCTGGTATTCCTGCTCTTGTGGGAGCACCAGGAGCTGACGGTAAAGGAGCTAGGCGAAAAGCTGCTGCTGGACTCCGGCACCCTTACGCCCCTGCTCAAGCGCCTGGAGCGGAAGCAATGGATCAGTCGGCGCCGCGACCCGCGCGACGAGCGTTCGGTTATTATTGGGCTGCTACCAGCGGGGCAGGCCCTGCAGGTGCAGGCCTGCAAGGTGCCGGAGCAGATTTTTGCTCAGCTCAACCTGACTCCAACCGAATTTGAGACGCTTCGCTCTCAGCTGAATACCCTCTTAACCCAACTGGCCTAA
- a CDS encoding rhodanese-like domain-containing protein translates to MTDIIPAELKERQAAGTAPTIIDVRETWENAEASIAGSQNIPLGELPGKLDDLDHLKDQEVVVHCKGGGRSASAKAFLQQQGFQNVRNLLGGMQAYQQA, encoded by the coding sequence ATGACTGACATCATCCCCGCCGAACTAAAGGAGCGCCAGGCTGCCGGTACCGCCCCCACCATCATCGACGTGCGCGAGACGTGGGAAAATGCCGAAGCCAGCATTGCGGGCAGCCAGAACATTCCGCTGGGCGAGCTGCCCGGCAAGCTCGACGACCTGGACCACCTCAAAGACCAGGAAGTAGTTGTGCATTGCAAAGGCGGCGGCCGCTCGGCTTCGGCCAAAGCCTTCCTGCAGCAGCAGGGCTTCCAGAACGTGCGCAACCTGCTGGGTGGCATGCAGGCCTACCAGCAAGCCTAA
- a CDS encoding PASTA domain-containing protein gives MSFFKSDTPADLLKHVLVILLATGILVFGFFYVYLPITTNHGETIVVPKITGMSQAELEDYLDERDLAYFVDDSTYDASIRPGTVLTQEPKAGEKVKEGRKIYISVAMKNPPVIKMPKLTDGSLKNAQLILKSYDLIVGQIKLVPNIQKDAVLRQFVGGKEVAPGAAITKGTRVDLEVGDGLGNQEFPVPNLVNMPVDEATTLLVGQGLQPGEIFYQEPEEGQAEGTVVKQRPVPGPGTTIRMGQLVDLWVAGQEPVKEVR, from the coding sequence ATGTCTTTCTTTAAATCCGATACTCCGGCCGACCTGCTCAAGCATGTGCTGGTGATTTTGCTGGCGACGGGTATCCTGGTGTTCGGGTTCTTTTACGTGTACCTGCCCATCACCACCAACCACGGCGAAACCATTGTGGTACCGAAGATTACGGGCATGAGCCAGGCCGAGCTGGAAGACTACCTCGACGAGCGGGACCTGGCCTACTTCGTGGACGACAGCACCTACGACGCCTCCATCCGGCCCGGCACGGTGCTTACGCAGGAGCCCAAGGCGGGCGAAAAGGTGAAGGAAGGCCGCAAGATTTACATTTCGGTGGCCATGAAGAACCCACCCGTCATCAAAATGCCCAAGCTGACGGACGGCTCCCTGAAAAACGCCCAGCTCATCCTCAAAAGCTACGACCTGATTGTGGGCCAGATTAAGCTGGTGCCCAACATCCAGAAAGATGCCGTGCTGCGGCAGTTTGTGGGCGGCAAGGAGGTAGCGCCCGGCGCGGCCATCACCAAAGGCACCCGCGTAGATCTGGAGGTAGGCGACGGTCTGGGCAACCAGGAATTCCCGGTGCCCAACCTCGTGAACATGCCCGTTGATGAGGCCACTACCCTGCTCGTGGGCCAGGGCCTGCAGCCCGGTGAAATCTTCTACCAGGAACCCGAAGAAGGCCAGGCCGAAGGCACCGTGGTGAAGCAGCGTCCCGTGCCCGGCCCCGGCACCACCATCCGGATGGGCCAGCTCGTGGACCTCTGGGTAGCCGGCCAGGAGCCCGTGAAGGAAGTGCGCTAA
- a CDS encoding type 1 glutamine amidotransferase domain-containing protein, with the protein MNILLVLTSHDQLGNTGHKTGFWLEEFAAPYYVFKDAGATLTLASPLGGQPPLDPKSDDPSAQTEATERFKQDPEAQQALANTVRLDTISAADYDAVFYPGGHGPLWDLAEDPKSIALIEAMYAAGKPVAAVCHAPGVLRHVKAPNGELLVKGKSVAGFTNTEEAAVQLTDVVPFLVEDMLKQSGADYSKIADWQPYVVRSENLITGQNPASSEPAAQELLQLLQK; encoded by the coding sequence ATGAACATCTTACTGGTGCTGACCTCGCACGATCAACTGGGCAACACGGGCCACAAAACCGGCTTCTGGCTGGAAGAATTCGCCGCTCCTTACTATGTGTTCAAGGATGCCGGCGCTACCCTTACCCTGGCCTCACCCCTGGGCGGGCAGCCACCCCTCGACCCCAAAAGCGACGACCCCAGCGCCCAGACCGAAGCCACGGAGCGCTTCAAGCAGGACCCGGAGGCCCAGCAGGCCCTGGCCAACACCGTCCGGCTCGACACCATTTCGGCCGCTGATTATGATGCCGTGTTCTACCCCGGCGGCCACGGTCCGCTCTGGGATTTGGCCGAAGACCCCAAGTCCATTGCCCTAATTGAAGCCATGTACGCCGCCGGCAAGCCCGTGGCGGCTGTGTGCCACGCGCCGGGCGTACTGCGTCATGTAAAAGCGCCCAATGGCGAACTGCTGGTGAAAGGCAAATCGGTAGCGGGCTTCACGAACACCGAGGAGGCAGCAGTACAGCTCACCGACGTAGTGCCTTTCCTGGTGGAAGACATGCTGAAGCAGAGCGGCGCCGACTACTCCAAAATTGCCGACTGGCAGCCCTACGTAGTGCGCTCCGAAAACCTGATTACCGGCCAGAACCCGGCTTCCTCGGAGCCAGCTGCTCAGGAGCTGCTGCAGTTGCTGCAGAAGTAA